The genomic stretch ACTGGGCAGTAAACGCTCCACAAAACATACCCGCAAGCAAAGGGGCATCCCAGCTTGGATCCATTAAATAAAAAACAGGATCATAGCTGTAAATTTTCCTTGTAAAGCCCCAGATAGCTGCAATCATTAAAGTACAAAGCATCAGATACCCTATGTAGGCAAAGTCCTTAGTAGCCTTGAATGCAGGGATGCTGACCAGAAGCAGCAAGCCAATCGTTGCATGAAGCATGACTTGAACATGACCAGTAGAAGGCGACCACCAAAGCGGTATATTAAGCAACGCAAGCATTCCAATTCCAATTAACACCTTCAAAAACCAAGAGCTAAGATCAGGAGCAATATAGGGCTTCCAGCCCGTCGCGATCAATATAAACAAAATTGACATAATCCAAAATGACATATAGCCAGCATTCACATGATTTCACCTCTTGTACCCCCTATTATGCACCAAAAAAAAGGAGCTATTCCTGCGATAATTCGCAGAAATAGCTCCTTTTGTATAAAGACTGGTTTATTTAAGGTTTTTAAGCTTGTCGCCGAAACGCTCTGCAAGTGAGTAGCTCATGCTCTCATTGCTCAAGCTTACGTTCGGATTATCGATTTTCTCGATTTTCGGCGAACGTGGACCACGATCAGGTCTAGCGCTAGGAGCGGCTTGCTCTGGCGCTTCTTCTGTTTCTTTAATGCTTAGGCTAACGCGTTTTTCAGCTGGGTTGAAGTCAAGAACTTTCGCTTGTACTTCTTGGCCTTCTTGAAGAACCTCGTTAGGCGTTGCAATATGACGGTGAGCGATTTGGGAAATGTGAACAAGTCCCTCAACGCCAGGTGCGATTTCAACGAATGCTCCAAATGGAACAAGACGGCGAACAGTACCTGTTACGATATCACCAATTGCAAATTGGCTGCCTGCAGAATCCCAAGGACCTGGTTGTGCAGCTTTCAAGCTAAGGCTGATTTTACCAGCAGCTGGATCAACTTTAAGTACTTTCACACGAACCGCTTGGCCTTCAGATACAACATCCTTCGGATGTGCAACATGCTGCCAAGAAAGCTCAGAAACGTGTACTAGGCCGTCAATTCCGCCGATATCAACGAAAGCGCCGAATGGCGTAAGACGTTGTACTGTTCCTTCAAGCTCTTGACCGACTTCAAGCGCAGAGATTACTTGCTTCTTGCTTTGCTCGAATTCAGCGTCAAGCACTTCTTTTTGAGACAAGATAACTTTGTTGTTTTCACGGTCGATTTCTTTAACCTTTACGCGAAGCGTACGGCCTTTGTAATCACTGAAATCTTCAACAAAGTGGCGCTCTACCATAGATGCTGGAATGAATCCACGGATACCTACATCCGCAACAAGTCCGCCTTTAACAACGTCTGCAACAGCAACTTCAAATACTTCACCATTGTCAAAACGCTCTTGAAGAACATCCCAAGCTTTCTCGCCGTCAACTTGACGTTTCGAAAGAACAAGCTTTTCTTTCTCATCGTCGATGCTTACAACTTTAAGCTCAACTTCTTGACCGACTTGCACTGCTTCGCCAGCGTTCTCGATTTGTACTGCAGAAAGCTCACGAATCGGAATGACACCGTCATATTTATATCCAAGGCTTACATAAGCTTGGTTATCTTCGATTTTGACGATCGTACCTTTAACGGAATCGCCTTTTTTCAAAGACACGAAATTATCCAAAGCATCTTGGCTTACTTCTTCCGCCGCGGATTGTTGCACATTAGTTTCTTCTGACATTGAAATAACCTCCTCAGTTCATACCCCAACTTTATTTAAATCCGCTAGCGCCTAGAGCGAAAGCAGCATTTAAAACATTAATCAACGATTGTTTGCAGCAAGCTCGCGAATACGAACCATAATTGCATCTGTTACTTTCTCAAGCATATCTGGTGATGATTCCTCAATAATTGCAGTAAGATCAATAGGCTTGCCATAACAAACAACAATTTTGCTGAATGGTCTATACTTGCCAACAATTGCAACAGGTACTACTGCAGCACCGCTTCTAACAGCGATCATCGCAGCACCCTTCTTGGCTGCTCCAGATTGATTATGACGTGAGCCCTCTGGGAAAATGCCAAGTACGTTGCCTTCTTTAAGCATCGTAATTGCAGATTTGATAGCATCCTTGCTCACGCCGCCTCGTTTAACGGGAAATGCACCAAACGCGCGAATGAGAGGACCGAATACAGGAACCTTAAACAATTCCTCCTTCGCCATAAAATGCACCTTGCGCTTTACTTTTACACCGACCGTAGGCGGGTCAAAGTTGCTTAGATGGTTTGAGGCGAGTACGACAGGGCCGTCGGCTGGAATGTTTTCCGTGCCTCTTGCCTCCAATCGAAATAACAGCGTGTATAGGACACGCAGGAGAAATCTAAAAATAAGATATAACATAGTTTACTTCGCCTCCGCCATTTTGGTTCGGCTTAATTTCACAATTGCATTAATTACTTCGTCAATTGTCATGGCGGTGCTGTCGAGTACAATAGCATCAGAAGCGCATACTAAGGGCGAAATGTCTCGTTGCTCGTCCAAACGATCACGATCTGCAATTTCTGTTTCCAGCTGTTCAAGTGTAATGTTTTGGCTGTCCGCTATTTCACGATAACGGCGAAGTGCACGTTCCTTAACCGATGCAGTTAGAAAAACCTTCAATTCCGCATCCGGCAGCACGTGAGAACCAATATCCCGGCCATCCATAACGACACCCTTGCGCTTTGCAAGCCTGCGCTGCATGATTCCAAGAACTTCACGAACCGTTTCATTCGCGGCAACATGCGACACTTGAAGAGTCACCTCGCGCGTGCGAATTAATGCGGTAACATTTTCACCATTTACGAACACGGATTGACCTGTCTCGCCAGGCTCAAGCTCAATCTCTAAAGATTTTACTAGATCAGCTAGTTTGGTATTTTGATTCGTAGCAACATTGGCACGTTGAGCACATAAAGTAACCGCTCGATACATAGCACCGGTATCAATATACACATAACCTAGCTGTTCGGCGACCTTCCGTGCAACCGTGCTCTTGCCGGCGCCTGCTGGCCCGTCAATCGCAATATTCATCCGGTCACTGTCACCCTCGTGATGCACCACTACAGGTCAACCCCCTTTTAGTAGAGACGGCTGGCTGTATGCATGAAAGAATGCGAAGCAAACCTCTCAAGAAAAAAGCAGGCTTTGCCTGCGAACGTAAAAATTATATCACACTATACACACAGATGCAAAAGCACGGCGTCAGTTCAAGCGGGTGCCTTCCCACTGATCTACGCCTGTAAGCCATAACCTAACTGAATTATTTTGTAATGCTGCCTGTGAGCAGACTAATAAAATAACTAATGTAATAATAATTTTCTTAATAATAGAGCTTATTTCATCAGTCCATTTAATTAAACGCTTGCGGTTATTATATTTGTTTAATGACAAATGGAAACTCCCTTTCATCTTTTTTGGGTAGTTTTCCAATTGCCATAAATATTATTCATCGATTCCGATATTCCAGCTGTTTCTCAAAACAATAGCGTATTATCTTTTGACGTTCAGAGTCATTTATAGTTGCATATTTGATCATCGCTTGCTTCCTGCCAGTCTCAAGCTCCACAATTCGAACGATTTCCGCTTGAAAATAGGTATGATCGATCGTTCCGTTCTTAAAGGGAACAAGCATCCAGCATTCCAGCAGCATTTCAGGTACGAGAGGCCATTTGCCATCAGCAATAAAAGAAATTCCGCCTCCGCCAACATCATCGGTCGTACATACAAATCTCACCTGATTTGGCATTTTCACTGCAATTTCCAATTCAGAAGGGACACGCAAAAAACTGCGGCGTTGAATCTTCGTAATGCGATCCGGATCCGGCTTTCGGATTTTAATTAATTTGACCCCATCTTCCTTGAAGCCGAGCACATGAGAATCAAAATAATTTTTAATCCCATCCTCTGACACAAAAAAAACAGACAGCTCATCTCCAAGAAACAAACGTTTAATGCGTCCTGTTTTCTCACTGATCGGAAACTCTATTAGCAAGCCGTCGTCCTGCTCATCCGCAATCCGGGACTTGTAATCTATTAATGCTTCCACCTCATCTGAAGAGGCGATTTGAAAATGCAACATTTGATTTACTTTAGGCAACAAATTGGCTCCCCCCATTTACATGCATTATAACACGTCAAATTAAGGGGAGCCATATCGTTATTTGTCAGAAGCTGCCTTGGAATCACTAGGAGACATTTCCTCAATTGATTCTTCTAGTCCCGACTCTGAATTTATATACACGCGGTATAGGGAGCCATTAATTTTACCCGTAAATTCATAACACAGCACTTCTTCTCCCAAATCATTATTAATCAGCGCTAATTGCTCTGACTGAACCTTCATTTCGGGATTAAGTGCCTTGCGCGCATCGGCCTGTGTGACAATTGGATTCGGCAGCTCGCGCTTGTGGTGCTCAAAGATATAATCATTCGCTTGCAAGCCGACCGTCTCGCCTTTATCCAATGCAACCTTAACTGTCAGCTTGTCAGGGTAGATGAGTACACCGCTTTGCAAGCCTACATAAGTGAGAGAACCCGTATTCCCGTGCATATCATAGCTAACCGCCTTCATTTCATTAAAACCATGCTTGTCCAAAAACTTGTCCGCTGAAGCTTTGGCTTTCTCTAGATCGACGGTTTTCTCACCAATATCACGTGGATTCATGAACGAAATTAGCTGTCCGCCCTGCTTTGTAAAATCCATTTGCAGCTTGTTTTTCTTCCCATCAATAACCGTTGCTGAATATGTTGCATATTCCGTGCCCTTCGCGTTCTCAACTACACGAATTTCAGCATTTGCTGCATCTAAAAATTTAGCCGCATGCTTCTTGATTTCGTCTTCGGTTACCATTTTCCCGCCAAGCATTTTCACTGTGCGTTTCTGGTACATGCTGCTTACAGATGGTCCCCAATTAATCTCAGGATACTGGCTTACCTTCTTATCAACGGTTTTAAAGCCATCAATAATAATATTCGGATTGTCCGACTTGGCTGAGGCAAGTGCAATCTCCACATCCATCCAGCGCAGGCGGTTAGACAACACTTTCTCCTGCATGGCAGCCAAATCTTTTGATATTTGTTCTGAATTTGCGTAAAGGGTCTTCATTGTCTTAAACTCATCAGGTGTAAGCGGCTGCTTGCTGAGATCGCGAACTGAGGTTTTGTAAGCGAAATTGGCAATTCGCGACAAGAACTCTCCAGCATCATTGAAAGGAAGCAGCGTTAGCGGCAGTTGGTTAATCTCGTTCTGCGCTTCGCTCGTTAAACGCCATACGTTGACTAGTCCCTTCCGATGATAGGCTTGCGACGTCGAGTTCACGGCAAGCGTATTGCCTAGCTGCTGATGCAGCTGCTCTACATGATAGGTTAAGTCGTGAAATGCCCGTTGATACTGATTTTCTGCTTTAATCAATATCGAGTTTTTTTCTTGATGTTCTTGATAACCCCAGTAAACGGCTCCAATAAGCAGCACGGTCATAATGGGGAAGAAAATTGAACTGAGTCGACGGTACATAATACAAAAGCTCCTTTCTTTTGCAAAACCTGGTTTTAGTTTGGTTTGCTAAAGGGAGCTTTATGCATCCATCTATTTAATTGTGCTAGCTTAATTCTTTTTTCATCAAAAAACATTATGCTCTTCAATTTCCAGATCATTTACATTGTTGCAAATACATTGCTTAAAGCCGGTATCTATCGAGTTCTTTTCTCTTCGTCCTCGCAGCACGAACTTTTCTCCGCACATATTGCACCGGATCGTTACTTTAACCCTTGCAGCAGCAGCCTCCATATGCTCCTCCTCCGCCATTATTCGAACGCCGTAATTTCAGGCATTTCAATATAATGTAAGTATAGACGGAACAGTTACAATTTAACCTCGTCCTCTCGGACAAGAAAACGGAAGGGTGAACGGGAGGTTGCATGTGCCATTTTGCGAAGGCCCCATATCCAGAGCCCGATCATAAACGGAATAATAACCCACATCCAGTTCGTGCGAACCGTAATCATGATCCAGTCGTAGGTGCCGTGCAGCAAAATAGGAAGCAGCAAGGATATGCCCAAAAAATAAGCGCTTTTGTTCTTTGGAGCAAATTTTGCTTTCCCTAAGTAATAGCCCATCATTATCCCAAATAAAGCATGACCAGATACAGGAAGCAGCGCCCTTACAAGCAGCGTCCCAAACGTTGCCGGCGAGTAAAAAGCGTATAGCACATTTTCCAATGTTGCAAAGCCAAGCGAAATTGACGATGCATATACGATGCCGTCATATGGCTCATCAAATTCAGTATGGTTGTAAATGACGTGATACAGAACAAACCATTTCACAAATTCTTCAACGCCTGCGGACTCCCCAAAAGCAAACCAAACTGCATGATCGCCAAGCCAAAGCTGCAAGCCGCGCTGAATAACCATGATCGGCACAACGACGAGCATACCCAGCACAAACATTCTAGCGACCATATGAATCGGCTCTGCTTCGTAGCGATCCCTTAAATACAAATAAGTAAGCAGCGAAACGCCTGGCGCAATAGCAGCAGTCAAAACGGAAAGCAACAGCATTTGGTCCCTACTTTCTTACACCCAGCCTCGAAAACGAGCGGCCTCCGCCATTTTGCGAACACCAGCCATATAAGCGGCAAGCCGCATATCGACCTTGCGGGTGCGATGTATTTCGTATACATGGTTAAAGCCTCGGATCATCATAAGCTTCAGCTTATCATCCACCTCTTGCTCCTCCCAGTAATAGCCTTGATTATTCTGCACCCACTCGAAATAGGATACAATTACGCCACCAGCGCTTGCGAGCACATCTGGAATGATAAGCACGCCGCGATCGGACAGAATTTGAGTAGCCTCCAGCGTAGTTGGACCATTCGCAGCCTCGACTACAATGGATGCTTGTACACGGCCTGCGTTTTGATCTGTTATTTGGTTCTCAATTGCAGCTGGAACGAGAACATCGCATTCCAGCTCAAGCAGCTCTGAATTCGTAATGGTTTGTGAGAACAAATTCGTTACATTGCCAAAGGAATCTCGTCGATCGAGCAAATATTCAATATCGAGTCCCTCTTTATTATACAACGCTCCGCCCACATCGGAAATACCTATTACTTTCGCACCTGCCTCATGCATAAATTTGGCAAGGTAGCTTCCCGCATTTCCGAAGCCTTGAATGACGATTCGCGCACCCTTAATTTCAATTCCTTTCATTTGCAGCGCTTGCTCAATCATAATAACGACGCCGCGTGCTGTAGCTGTCTCTCTCCCCTTAGAACCGCCAAGAACAAGCGGTTTGCCTGTAATGAAGCCTGGAGAATCAAATTCACGAATCCGGCTGTACTCGTCCATCATCCAAGCCATAATCTGAGAATTCGTCATGACATCCGGCGCAGGTATGTCTTTGGTTGGACCTACAATTTGGCTGACAGCACGAACATAACCGCGACTCAGTCTCTCCAGCTCACGGAAAGACATCGTCCTTGGATCGCAAATCACGCCGCCTTTGCCTCCTCCATAGGGTAAATCCGCAATTCCGCATTTCAAGCTCATCCAGATTGATAATGCTTTAACTTCATTTTCCGACACGGCCGGGTGAAAACGCACTCCACCCTTTGTCGGGCCTACAGCGTCATTATGCTGTGCCCTGTAGCCTGTAAATACTTTTGTCTTCCCATCATCCATTCGAACTGGAATACGTACGGTTAGCAGCCGAAGCGGCTCCTTCAATAGGTCAACCATATCCTGATCATAGCCAAGTCTTCGCAGCGCTTGCTCGATTACGATTTGAGTAGAATGCAACACATCATTTGCTTCTTTTTCACTCATGTCATCCACCGCCTTTGTCTACATCTAATATGAACGCCTTTCCCTTACTGTATTCCAATTTATATTACTCATACATGCAATAAGAGCATCATGCAGACAACACAAAGTCTGCATGATGCTCTTGGCATGCTCGATTGCTTTAAAATTTAAAATGATTACATATTTCCTGAACAGCGGATTCAGGCATAATCACCTTTCCATACTCTTCAAGCATTGCGTACGTAACTGAAGTCGCTTCTCCATACTCAGCAAGTAAAGCAATAACAGCGTTATGCCTCGAAGCCTCAATAAGGGCAGGTTCCAACGCCAATATATATTTGCCATTATAAAAGTATAGTCGTCCATCTTCAGTCAGCGTGGCGGCTTGTAATTGCTTACATACTGAGATAACATCCTCAAATTCGCGGAAGGAGTACATCACGACATCGCTATGTTCAAGCGTTACTTCCATTTCGTATATTTCGTCTTCCGTGTCGTCATCTTCGGCTGCACGTTCTCCTACATGACTGTTCATTTTGCCACGGGTGACAATCACTACCATACCTTGAGCGGGGAGGGCAAACACTTCGACCGCTAATGGGCCGCTGGCGTCGAATCCAAGTTCACTATATGCTTGATCCATCATTTCACTGAATAGTTCGTGTACTTTTGGAATTTCGCGCCACATGTCGTCCTTCTGGATCCCCCGTTCCAGCAGGTCGTCGAACGTCAGGAAAATCCGTATCTTATCCTGGCTCAGTCGTTCGATTTTCATGACAGGATCCTCCTCTGCAGCATCTGTTGTAATAGCGTATGAATAAATTAGAAAGATGTGATCATTTTTAATCAAATCATACTATGTAACTACTTTATCATTTCTTTTCATCGAATGCACTAATATTGAACGAAAAAAAGAATCGCTTGGCCGCATAGCATTTCTGCTCAGCGGCCAAGCGATTCATTAAACCTCTTATCCTATTTAATGCGCAAGTACTGACGATTCCGCTTTGATCTTATCCGCTTCCCGCTTTACTTCAGGATCACTATTTACTATTGCTTCAATTTGCCCCCAAGCGGCTTCTGATTTTACGGCAGTATCGTCTGAATGCTTTGGGGCGGCATTGGAAGCCTCATTCACTATTGATTTGCCCATCATTTTCGAAACGGATTTGCGTGCTACAGACTTGCTGACATCAGATAGCGCGCTTGCAGCCCAAGACACAGCTCCAGGCCGCTTTCTCGAGACATACATCGTAGCAGCTGCGCCAATTATTCCTCCAACTAAAAACCCGCTTAACTTCATTATGAAGGTCACCTCTTTTCCTCTTTGGTCATCATCGTATGCATGAGTTAGTTTGACCTTATGACTTGCCCCTCATCCTATATAAAATAAGGAAACCCTTCTTAAGCAGCCGCATAGTTAAATATGTTACAATAGGTTCGATTTGCAGGCTAACCAATTTAGCTTATGGAGGTTTCCGTACAATGAAGCAAAATATAAAATTAGCAGTTCTTTTACTTTTAGGAGCCATACTGTCAGCTTGCACGGCTGAACAGCAGCAAACAAATCATCTTCCCACTAATGAAAGTACAGCAGCAGAATACGACCAGCGCATTTCTCCAGCTCCAACTGCTGGTATACATACAGACGCTCCTGTAGAGGACACTTTGTCTGAAGCTACACCTGTATTAGAGGAAGCGGTACTGACTCAACCTCTTTATAGGATGAACAAATCCTACCGCTTCGAGCCAATAGATGCTTCTGTTCAAAATAAGGTCGTATTGCTCACCTTCGATGATGGTCCCAAGGATGAAGCTGTGCTCACCAGCATACTGGACACATTGGATAAACATCATGCTAAAGCCATTTTTTTCGTAAATGGTTATCGGGTCAAACAAAACCCTGAGCTGCTAAAGCTCATTGATGCGCGAGGACAGACAGTAGGCAACCATTCCTTCGATCATATCAATCTCAAGAACGAACCAAATGAGGTTGTTGAACAACAGATCGGCGATGTTCAGAATGAGATTGAAGAATTGATCGGTAAAAAACCATTGTTTTTCCGTCCTCCTTACGGTTCTGGCGGCGACATAGTGAAAGAGGCAGCAAAAAACCACGGCATGCTGTACATGACGTGGTCCAATGGATCTTTAGATTGGGATAAATCTGCCAAGGATAAGCCCGACGAAGTCATTCGAAATGTACTGGAGCAGCTTCATCCCGGTGCCAATATTTTAATGCATGAGCTGAAATGGACGGCAGATGCCCTTGATGAACTGCTTGCCACACTCGAATCCAAAGGGTATGGATTTATAGATCCTGCCTCTATAGAAATTAATTTGTAAATTTATTTCCGTACCAGAACAACCCAGCCACTAAGCAGACGAACAACAGGAATAACAAATTATAGTACCATCTTGTTAATTTATAATTGCTCGAAGGATGTTTTTTCCGCCTAGGCGGCATAGCTGCTCCCTCATTGGAATTCGTTCCGATGTCAGACGGAGATGCCGCCTTTTCATGTTGTCTTGAAGACCTCGAACTTCCAAATTTCTCTTTCCTGCTCATGACTCCCTCCTGAATCGTATAATCAACCCCATTATAAAATCAATTAGGAAATGTGCAATGATTGGTGCAATAATCGAACCTGATTGCAAGTATATCCATCCTAATCCGTAGCTAATGGAGAAAACAAGTCCTGTAGGTATCCAGTGCTTTAGATACCTTACATGAATAGTAGCAAAAATAATGCTCGTCCAATAGGGTCCAATGGCATGCTGCAGAGCCCCGCGGAATAAAAGCTCCTCGCAAATCGCAACTACGAGTGAGATTACCGCAATATGCCAAATGGGACGTGTACTAAAAATCCGATCATTCACGCCTCCATCATCGCCAGCCTCCTCAGGCACAAAACGAGAAATAAGAAGGTCGACAACGATGACTGCAGCAGCCAAACCAACGCCCCAATAAAGGAAACTGAGCTCTTTTGGCGGAGTAAATAATTTGATTACATTTTGATGCTGAAATAAAACCCATATTAAACCGATAATAAAAGTAATGCCTTGTGTTGCGTACAAATTGATTAACAGCATACGGTCATCCAGATCATCGACGGATACCTTGCGAATGCGAATATTTCGAATATCAAACTTTTTCATAGCTTCCCGCCTGTCTGAAACGTTCATATTTTCTTTTATTATCTTTTCACCTATACTGATAGAACAATTCACCAGCTTATATTTTAGTGCATAAAAGGAGATAGAGACAGAGATGGAAAAAAGATTAACGACATCAGCAATGTTATTTAGTATCGGCTTTATATTCTTGCTTATTTGTACTGTAGGCGCTTTTTTTTACGGAATACAGATCGGTTCGGATAAAACAGAGGCAAAATACAAAACCGATGAAACCTCAGCTAGCTCCGCCGCTTCCGTAAGTCCCTACCAGCAACAGGATTTGGTCTCTTTCTATCATACCGTATTTCTACCTTATCGTGAATTTCAAAACGAATGGTTCTCGGCCATGAATAAATTATCGCAAGGAAAAACCAACGAAGCAACTTCGATGTTTAAGGATCTTGCAAAGCTAGCTGAAGATAAAGAGAAAGAAGCAAGCTCCGTAGATATGCAAAGGTCGCCACTGCTTGGTGAATCGCAGGTAAGCTACATACGCAGTCTCAAGCTATTCAACGAAGCCGCAATGAAAGCTGCAACAAGTGCAAAAACATTATCCTTCGCAGAGCTAAAGAAAAATGTAGAGCAGGAAAAAACGTATCGTTCTGCTTCGCAGTTTGCACTGAATGCTCAGCAAGCTTATTACTCGGCTATGCTGAAATGGGCAGCAACCGTTGATACCGACATCCCATCCGAGTACACGTCGCCAGCTATATTAGAGCTCTCACAATGGAAGAACTTTCAAATTACAGTTAAAAATAAACTAATGGCCGATCAGCTTATGGCTCGCAATAAGCTAACCGTTTATTATCCGCAAGATTTAACAAGCCGCGTTGATGATTTTATTCAATCGGGTCAGGCATCTAATATGAAGCTGCATACTTTGACATCTGTTGTAGATCTGCTCATTAATACTGAAGCAGTACGCGCAGGAGATTTTAGTTTAAGCATGTCTCGGCTATATCATCAGGCACTACTTCCGCAGTTGCCGTTCTTCTCAGCTGAATGAAATTGATTCACTGCCGAAGATAATGATCAATCATATTGAAATCCTTTTAACGAGGCTATAGCTGCCATTCCGCCAGTAACATTGTGGAGGCTGCTATAGCCTTGTTCTTCTAAGTATTGGCATACGGCTGCACTTCTGACGCCATGAGCGCACACGATGTATATCGGTTTAGAATCATCTATTTCACCTAAACGAGTGGGTATCGTATTCATCGGGATTAAAATTGAAGCATCCATATGATAAAAATCCCATTCAAAAGCTTCTCTTACATCGATCACTTGATTTCCATCAATTTCGCCATTCTCTATATGTTCAAGCAATGCTTCCGGTGTCATTTCCTGCCAGTTATTCATGAATAAATACCTCCCTTGTCGGATTTTGAAGCCTATGATGCTTGAATCATAACGAAATTTTCACAATTCAGCAAGTTTGAGGATTGCTTTTGTCTATCTTCTTGCATTAAAATAGAAAAGTCTACGATCGATGATCAAACTCTCGTCCCGCTGCTGAACATCGGTACCGGACGAGGGTTTTTCTGTTCATATTAAGCGAAGCTATCATGCTTCGCCCCATTTTAGGAGGCATACTTCACATGTTTAAAGTGTTAGTTTCCGATCCAATTAGCGATTTGGGCATTCAGCAGCTTGTTGATGCGTCAGATGTCGCAGTCGACAAAAAGCCTGGATTAAGCGAAGACGAATTAGTTGCTATTATTGGTGAGTACGATGCATTGCTTGTTCGCAGCCAAACACGTGTAACACCAAGGATTATGGAAGCTGGTAAACAGCTTAAAGTCGTTGGCCGTGCTGGCGTAGGTGTCGATAATATCGACCTGGAAGCCGCTACGCAGCGTGGTATTATCGTAATTAATGCGCCCGATGGCAATACGATTACAACTTGTGAGCACACATTTGCCATGATGATGGCAGTTGCACGCCACATCCCGCAAGCGTACATGAAAACTGTAAATGGTACATGGGATCGTAAATCCTTCCTCGGAGTTGAGCTTCGCGGCAAAACACTTGGCGTACTTGGTATGGGCCGTATCGGCAGCGAGGTTGCAAAACGCGCTAAAGCCTTCGGTATGAATATTATGGGTTATGACCCGTTCATGACAGAGGAAAGAGCAGAGAAAGCTGGCGTGAAGCTAGCTAGTGTAGATGAAATTGTTCGCAATGCAGATTTCATGACTGTGCATACGCCTCTGACTCCAGAAACTCGTCATATGATCGGCAAAGCTCAATTTGAAGTAATGAAGCCAGGCATGCGTATCGTTAACTGTGCGCGTGGTGGGATCATCGACGAAATCGCGTTAATCAATGCCATCAATGAAGGTATCGTAGCTGGTGCCGCATTTGACGTATTTGAAGTGGAGCCTCCTGCTGAGGATCATCCTTTCTTATCACATCCGAAAGTTATCGTTACACCGCATCTTGGCGCTTCAACTGTAGAAGCACAAGAGAACGTTGCGATTGACGTTTCAGAGCAAGTGCTTCATATTCTTCGCAACGAGCCATTTATTAATGCCGTAAATATGCCGCCGATTCCTGAGAATCTGCAAAAAATTCTTCAGCCATACTTTACACTTGGCGAGAAGCTAGGCAGCTTTATTGCTCAAGCCACAGAAGGCGCTGTTACGGAAATCGTAGTTGGCTACTCCGGTGAGCTGGCAGAGGTTGATACCCAGCCGCTAACTCGTCATATCGTTCGCGGTGTGCTTGCGCATCATT from Paenibacillus sp. FSL H8-0548 encodes the following:
- the rpsA gene encoding 30S ribosomal protein S1 is translated as MSEETNVQQSAAEEVSQDALDNFVSLKKGDSVKGTIVKIEDNQAYVSLGYKYDGVIPIRELSAVQIENAGEAVQVGQEVELKVVSIDDEKEKLVLSKRQVDGEKAWDVLQERFDNGEVFEVAVADVVKGGLVADVGIRGFIPASMVERHFVEDFSDYKGRTLRVKVKEIDRENNKVILSQKEVLDAEFEQSKKQVISALEVGQELEGTVQRLTPFGAFVDIGGIDGLVHVSELSWQHVAHPKDVVSEGQAVRVKVLKVDPAAGKISLSLKAAQPGPWDSAGSQFAIGDIVTGTVRRLVPFGAFVEIAPGVEGLVHISQIAHRHIATPNEVLQEGQEVQAKVLDFNPAEKRVSLSIKETEEAPEQAAPSARPDRGPRSPKIEKIDNPNVSLSNESMSYSLAERFGDKLKNLK
- a CDS encoding lysophospholipid acyltransferase family protein, which codes for MLYLIFRFLLRVLYTLLFRLEARGTENIPADGPVVLASNHLSNFDPPTVGVKVKRKVHFMAKEELFKVPVFGPLIRAFGAFPVKRGGVSKDAIKSAITMLKEGNVLGIFPEGSRHNQSGAAKKGAAMIAVRSGAAVVPVAIVGKYRPFSKIVVCYGKPIDLTAIIEESSPDMLEKVTDAIMVRIRELAANNR
- the cmk gene encoding (d)CMP kinase translates to MNIAIDGPAGAGKSTVARKVAEQLGYVYIDTGAMYRAVTLCAQRANVATNQNTKLADLVKSLEIELEPGETGQSVFVNGENVTALIRTREVTLQVSHVAANETVREVLGIMQRRLAKRKGVVMDGRDIGSHVLPDAELKVFLTASVKERALRRYREIADSQNITLEQLETEIADRDRLDEQRDISPLVCASDAIVLDSTAMTIDEVINAIVKLSRTKMAEAK
- a CDS encoding flagellar brake domain-containing protein, giving the protein MLPKVNQMLHFQIASSDEVEALIDYKSRIADEQDDGLLIEFPISEKTGRIKRLFLGDELSVFFVSEDGIKNYFDSHVLGFKEDGVKLIKIRKPDPDRITKIQRRSFLRVPSELEIAVKMPNQVRFVCTTDDVGGGGISFIADGKWPLVPEMLLECWMLVPFKNGTIDHTYFQAEIVRIVELETGRKQAMIKYATINDSERQKIIRYCFEKQLEYRNR
- the ypeB gene encoding germination protein YpeB, which gives rise to MYRRLSSIFFPIMTVLLIGAVYWGYQEHQEKNSILIKAENQYQRAFHDLTYHVEQLHQQLGNTLAVNSTSQAYHRKGLVNVWRLTSEAQNEINQLPLTLLPFNDAGEFLSRIANFAYKTSVRDLSKQPLTPDEFKTMKTLYANSEQISKDLAAMQEKVLSNRLRWMDVEIALASAKSDNPNIIIDGFKTVDKKVSQYPEINWGPSVSSMYQKRTVKMLGGKMVTEDEIKKHAAKFLDAANAEIRVVENAKGTEYATYSATVIDGKKNKLQMDFTKQGGQLISFMNPRDIGEKTVDLEKAKASADKFLDKHGFNEMKAVSYDMHGNTGSLTYVGLQSGVLIYPDKLTVKVALDKGETVGLQANDYIFEHHKRELPNPIVTQADARKALNPEMKVQSEQLALINNDLGEEVLCYEFTGKINGSLYRVYINSESGLEESIEEMSPSDSKAASDK
- the prsW gene encoding glutamic-type intramembrane protease PrsW, giving the protein MLLLSVLTAAIAPGVSLLTYLYLRDRYEAEPIHMVARMFVLGMLVVVPIMVIQRGLQLWLGDHAVWFAFGESAGVEEFVKWFVLYHVIYNHTEFDEPYDGIVYASSISLGFATLENVLYAFYSPATFGTLLVRALLPVSGHALFGIMMGYYLGKAKFAPKNKSAYFLGISLLLPILLHGTYDWIMITVRTNWMWVIIPFMIGLWIWGLRKMAHATSRSPFRFLVREDEVKL